One region of Chryseobacterium sp. C-71 genomic DNA includes:
- a CDS encoding SIMPL domain-containing protein has product MKNNFYYNKTKFFTLLLLLISIYSIQAQMSGNQAYRNRNSYENNRPVLSDVKHFYATDSTMVINVNVLMNKKADQFKITLGLNDEAESPKKAIENMNIRIQNFIKRLGVLGINKDDFYVDFISQTKVYDVSLSDDKKLISEKIKGFEIKKNIIIKTNDHSKIEKIIYEASDYQIYDIIKIDYMNTNLEKIHQDLMTEASKIAKWKKEDYFKRFKKEIIGTPTMNSGFNYVFPSSQYQQYTAYESSDFDLLRGYNNNDLMIKKMEKKGKTFYYEGTPYNGFDKVINNEDPEIGIQYIINMSIKYDFKKNR; this is encoded by the coding sequence ATGAAAAACAATTTTTACTACAACAAAACCAAATTCTTCACTTTGCTGCTTCTTTTAATTTCTATTTATTCTATTCAAGCACAAATGTCCGGAAATCAGGCTTACAGAAACCGAAATTCCTATGAAAACAATCGTCCTGTACTTTCTGATGTGAAGCATTTTTATGCTACAGATTCTACGATGGTGATTAACGTCAATGTATTGATGAATAAAAAAGCAGATCAGTTTAAAATTACTTTAGGACTGAATGATGAAGCAGAATCTCCTAAAAAAGCCATTGAAAACATGAACATACGAATACAGAATTTCATCAAAAGACTTGGAGTTTTAGGGATAAATAAAGACGATTTTTATGTGGATTTTATTTCCCAGACCAAAGTGTATGATGTGAGCCTTTCTGATGATAAAAAATTGATCAGTGAAAAAATTAAAGGTTTTGAAATCAAGAAAAATATCATTATTAAAACCAATGACCATTCTAAAATCGAGAAAATCATCTATGAAGCCTCAGATTATCAGATTTATGACATTATTAAAATTGATTATATGAACACTAATCTTGAAAAAATTCATCAGGATTTAATGACCGAAGCAAGCAAAATTGCCAAATGGAAAAAAGAGGATTATTTTAAAAGATTCAAGAAAGAAATTATCGGAACACCAACGATGAACTCTGGTTTTAATTATGTTTTTCCGTCTTCACAGTATCAACAATATACCGCTTATGAAAGTTCAGATTTCGATTTATTGCGAGGTTACAACAACAATGATCTGATGATTAAAAAAATGGAAAAAAAAGGAAAAACCTTTTACTATGAAGGAACTCCATATAATGGTTTTGATAAAGTAATCAACAACGAAGATCCTGAAATCGGAATACAATATATTATCAACATGAGCATTAAATATGATTTTAAAAAGAATCGCTAA
- a CDS encoding SIMPL domain-containing protein produces MKLKHLLLVGIFAAGSLVNAQEIKKNAIEVTGVAEMEVEPDEIIFNIGIKADNKNQLADNEKLLFETLKTNGVKNEDIKFKSMYQNLYSKTTKFTKSFQFKVNAKTNVSKLFEDLNQKWVSNLNIAEIKNTKIADFRKTVKINALKAAKEKADYLLESIGKKTGTPLEITEIEDYMSDSVMPVAYRSKMANVQLEAADQSVDFAFDNIENIKLKYSIKTRYEIL; encoded by the coding sequence ATGAAACTGAAACACCTTTTATTAGTAGGAATCTTTGCAGCAGGAAGCTTGGTGAATGCGCAGGAAATCAAAAAAAACGCAATTGAAGTAACGGGAGTTGCAGAAATGGAAGTCGAACCGGATGAAATCATCTTTAACATCGGAATAAAAGCCGACAACAAAAATCAATTGGCAGACAACGAAAAACTTTTATTTGAAACTCTGAAAACCAACGGAGTAAAAAATGAAGACATCAAATTCAAATCGATGTATCAGAATTTGTATTCTAAAACAACAAAATTCACAAAGAGTTTTCAGTTTAAAGTCAATGCTAAAACCAATGTGAGTAAGCTTTTTGAAGATTTGAATCAAAAATGGGTAAGCAATCTGAATATTGCAGAAATTAAAAACACAAAAATTGCAGATTTCAGAAAAACCGTTAAAATCAATGCCTTGAAAGCGGCCAAAGAAAAAGCAGATTATCTTTTGGAAAGCATCGGTAAAAAAACAGGAACGCCTTTGGAAATCACAGAAATCGAAGACTACATGAGCGACTCTGTAATGCCGGTAGCCTACAGAAGCAAAATGGCGAACGTACAATTGGAAGCAGCCGATCAAAGTGTTGATTTTGCTTTTGATAACATCGAAAACATTAAGCTGAAATACAGTATCAAAACAAGATACGAGATTCTTTAA
- a CDS encoding DUF4139 domain-containing protein codes for MRHSIFILIFMVSLFKSQEIKKEIDVKQATVFLQGAKVFGSTNVTLQKGRNTVKIINLPNDLDENTYKINLEKNTTLLSITPQSSYLKDDELTDGEKKLDDERKKFQRQVNLLNIQIKNLTGEQNIINDNLKVSTNDKSTPQQQLIKLTEFYRKRMLEIDNQVFLLTEQKTTFDESITKINKQFSEEQIHKTQNRKELVLEILAENEMNLNLGVSYIVSNAGWVPSYDLRALSIKKPLEIVYKGKIYQKTGQDWKNVKLFVSTYRPSYNQNRPILSPLYVAEYTAYNNEDAKVGYMQKAKADMSNSYQMRAEVAAASQIPVATVSDNQMNILYELNYDQTIVSQEKEQYVILDKKNVESTYKYHTVPKLNNQVFLMAFVKNWQNLNLISGEANIYFEDNYIGKTNIASNYVKDEFPISLGVDERIVVKRIKIEDKTAQKSLSSNKLETESYEISIRNNTKESIELEILDQIPLSENQKITVKTLDIGNGEFDAKTGSILWNRKINSGSSEKINFSYEVKYPKETQIQYYSR; via the coding sequence ATGCGACACTCAATTTTTATACTCATTTTTATGGTTTCGCTTTTTAAATCTCAGGAAATTAAAAAGGAAATCGATGTGAAACAGGCAACCGTATTTTTGCAGGGAGCGAAAGTTTTCGGAAGCACGAATGTAACTCTCCAAAAAGGAAGAAACACGGTGAAAATTATCAACCTTCCGAATGATTTGGACGAAAACACTTATAAAATAAATCTTGAAAAAAACACTACCCTTTTATCAATTACTCCACAAAGCAGTTATCTTAAAGACGATGAACTGACTGATGGCGAAAAAAAACTGGATGATGAAAGAAAAAAATTTCAGAGACAAGTTAATTTGCTAAATATTCAGATTAAAAATCTGACGGGTGAACAAAACATCATTAATGATAATCTTAAAGTTTCAACCAACGATAAATCGACGCCACAGCAACAGTTGATTAAACTGACTGAATTCTACAGAAAAAGAATGCTGGAAATCGACAATCAGGTTTTTCTTTTGACCGAACAAAAAACTACATTTGACGAAAGCATTACTAAAATCAACAAACAATTCTCTGAAGAACAGATTCATAAAACGCAAAACAGAAAAGAATTAGTTCTTGAAATTCTTGCTGAAAACGAAATGAATCTGAATCTTGGAGTGAGCTACATCGTTTCCAACGCAGGTTGGGTTCCTTCATACGATTTAAGAGCTTTATCAATTAAAAAGCCTTTAGAAATTGTATACAAAGGAAAAATCTACCAGAAAACAGGACAAGACTGGAAAAATGTGAAACTTTTTGTTTCCACTTATCGACCTTCTTATAACCAAAACAGACCTATTTTATCACCGCTTTATGTCGCAGAATATACCGCTTACAATAATGAGGATGCAAAGGTAGGTTATATGCAAAAAGCAAAAGCAGATATGTCTAATTCTTACCAGATGAGAGCGGAAGTTGCTGCAGCAAGTCAGATTCCTGTGGCAACAGTTTCGGATAATCAGATGAATATTTTGTATGAATTAAATTACGACCAAACTATCGTAAGTCAGGAAAAAGAACAATACGTGATTTTAGATAAGAAAAACGTAGAATCTACTTATAAATATCATACTGTTCCGAAGCTTAACAATCAGGTTTTCTTGATGGCTTTTGTGAAAAACTGGCAGAATTTAAATCTGATTTCAGGTGAAGCGAATATTTATTTTGAAGATAATTACATCGGAAAAACCAATATTGCAAGCAATTATGTAAAAGACGAGTTCCCTATTTCACTTGGAGTTGATGAAAGAATTGTGGTAAAACGCATCAAAATTGAAGATAAAACTGCTCAGAAATCTCTCAGCTCAAATAAACTGGAAACAGAATCTTACGAAATATCAATCAGAAATAACACGAAAGAAAGTATCGAGCTGGAAATTTTAGACCAGATTCCATTAAGTGAAAATCAGAAAATCACAGTCAAAACATTAGACATCGGAAACGGAGAGTTTGATGCTAAAACCGGAAGTATTCTATGGAACAGAAAAATCAACAGCGGAAGTTCAGAAAAAATCAATTTCTCTTATGAAGTAAAATATCCTAAAGAAACGCAGATTCAGTATTACAGTCGTTAA